Below is a genomic region from Billgrantia tianxiuensis.
GCCAATACAAGACAGTCAACTGGCTCAGCGCGACCAGCCAGCCGCACCAACGCCTCCTGTCGCGGTAAGTCGGTCGCATGGCCGTCACTCCGCCGGGCCGAGGATCTCGGCATAGAAGTCGGGAGTGCGATAGACGAGGCCATGGGCCTGGAAGACGTCGTTCAGGCTACCGTCGCGTACCGCCCGGTCGACGATCGCCTCGATGGCGTAGCCCAGTTGGCGGTGGCTGTCGCGCACCGCCATGCCGATATCCCACTGCTGGCGGGAGATACCCGGAAAGAGCGTATCGGCAAGGCGAAAGTCGCGCTCGGGGAACTGTGCCACGAAGTGCTCGAGCTCGCCGCGCATGGCCATTATCCCGGCCACCTCTCCTCGCTCCATGGCGGCGAAAGCGTCACCGACGTCGCGATAGTGGCGTACGTTGTCGCGCAGCTGACCGGCCATTGTGGCCGTTAGGTAGGTCGCCGGCAGGGTGTCGTATTCGGCGCCGATACGCGCTTGGCGAAAGCTGCCCAGGGTGGGCGCTTGTGTCAGTTGTCCAGCGTCGTAGGCGATGGCCCACTGCTCCTGCTGGTAGGGGCCGAACATCACCACGCTCTTGTTGATGTACTCGCCGGTGGAGTCGCGCATGTAGGAGAAGTTGCGGTCGTAAGGTACGCGCAGCATGACGTCGGCCACCTGGGTCGGGCGCAGATAGTGGCCGCGTGAAACGTTGTTGCCGAGATCCCGCCCCAGGCTCTCGCCCGGTGTGATCCAGAACGGCCGGAATTCCACGCCCAGCCCATCGGCAATGGCACGGCCGATCTCGGCATCGATGCCGCGCGCCTCGCCATGTTCGTCGCGATAGGAGTAGGGGGGAAAGTTCTCGTACAGCCCCACATTGAGATGTCCCGATGCCACCACCTCATCGAGATCGCGCAGCGCCGGGCGACGCAACAGCTCGGCACTCGACTCGCCGCCCGCCACCTCGACGGCGGCAACGCGCAGCGCCACCGTCGAGAGTTCCGTGCCCCAGGCCGGCGTCAGGCACAGCAGCGTTAGCGCAAAGACAAAACCCTTCCACATATGCACTTCCTCCCGACGCGGCTTCCTGGTGTGATTTCCCTCAGGAAACGCTGAACAAATCCTCAGGGTGACACCGATTCGATATAGGTCTTGATCGCCCAGATGGCCGTCTGGTCGAGGTTCGCCTTGAATGAGGGCATGCCCCGCTCGGTGCCGTTGAGCACGCGCTGGATGAAGTACTCGTCGTCCCATTCCTCGAGCTCGCGCAGGTCCGGGGTCAAACCACCCGACTTGGCCTGGATGCCGTGGCAGACGGCGCAGTTGCCGGCATAGCCGCGCTCGCCCACGGCGACGGCCGTGTCATGCTCCTCTGCGTGCTGATTGCCTGGCCGGAACGGGTTCTCCATCAGGGGCGCCTCGCCCAGGTCGGGCAGCCCCTGGGTGTCGACCTCCTGCGGCGTGACATCTCCATGCCCCAGGGCAACGCTGGCGGCACCCAGCGACA
It encodes:
- a CDS encoding substrate-binding periplasmic protein, whose amino-acid sequence is MWKGFVFALTLLCLTPAWGTELSTVALRVAAVEVAGGESSAELLRRPALRDLDEVVASGHLNVGLYENFPPYSYRDEHGEARGIDAEIGRAIADGLGVEFRPFWITPGESLGRDLGNNVSRGHYLRPTQVADVMLRVPYDRNFSYMRDSTGEYINKSVVMFGPYQQEQWAIAYDAGQLTQAPTLGSFRQARIGAEYDTLPATYLTATMAGQLRDNVRHYRDVGDAFAAMERGEVAGIMAMRGELEHFVAQFPERDFRLADTLFPGISRQQWDIGMAVRDSHRQLGYAIEAIVDRAVRDGSLNDVFQAHGLVYRTPDFYAEILGPAE
- the pedF gene encoding cytochrome c-550 PedF; amino-acid sequence: MNPTTTPAVSLTAFVRRTAVASLLGLSLGAASVALGHGDVTPQEVDTQGLPDLGEAPLMENPFRPGNQHAEEHDTAVAVGERGYAGNCAVCHGIQAKSGGLTPDLRELEEWDDEYFIQRVLNGTERGMPSFKANLDQTAIWAIKTYIESVSP